In one Triticum aestivum cultivar Chinese Spring unplaced genomic scaffold, IWGSC CS RefSeq v2.1 scaffold20104, whole genome shotgun sequence genomic region, the following are encoded:
- the LOC123177488 gene encoding uncharacterized protein: MAEQARADFATKLSLRKFMATAQRVTLDQRQLARSMGLDHLLDLKCDTLPRGVVHYLASNFDVPSRAIELPNGFKFTITPYCIHQVLGIPLGGRTIEKKQNPALRSLIAQQTKCKGNYPTINELDNLIQPRLDGDSFKRIFTMYALTVLLCPSSHGAASPDYYHILEDPEQIGSFDFCTAVLDKLVASIDSYKAGATTVLAGDLLTLT; the protein is encoded by the coding sequence GATTTTGCAACAAAGCTCTCACTACGGAAATTCATGGCGACGGCGCAGCGTGTAACTCTAGATCAAAGGCAGCTTGCACGTAGCATGGGCCTGGATCATCTGCTTGACCTAAAATGTGATACTCTGCCACGCGGTGTCGTTCATTATCTGGCATCAAACTTTGATGTACCCTCAAGGGCTATTGAACTCCCCAATGGGTTCAAGTTCACAATCACACCCTACTGCATACACCAGGTCCTGGGGATACCACTTGGCGGCAGAACCATAGAGAAGAAGCAAAACCCAGCACTTAGATCACTGATTGCTCAACAGACAAAATGCAAAGGAAACTACCCAACCATAAACGAGCTGGATAACTTGATACAACCTAGGCTAGATGGAGATTCATTCAAAAGGATTTTCACAATGTATGCGCTCACCGTGCTCCTCTGCCCTTCAAGCCATGGGGCTGCTAGTCCAGATTACTACCACATTCTGGAAGACCCTGAACAGATTggctcattcgacttctgcacggCTGTCCTTGACAAGCTTGTGGCGTCAATTGATAGCTACAAGGCTGGAGCCACAACGGTGCTCGCCGGGGATCTCTTA